One Amycolatopsis sp. NBC_00355 genomic window carries:
- a CDS encoding DUF1844 domain-containing protein, with translation MSDQPSEQPPYSPEARHLEDIPSVEVISRAAVMLLSAGAERLGLADADPATSPHRDLDEARRLITALAGLITASAEYLGLHAGPLRDGLQSLQKAFREASAVPDAPGQGPGEKYTGPVY, from the coding sequence GTGTCTGATCAACCCTCCGAACAGCCCCCCTATTCCCCCGAAGCGCGCCACCTCGAGGACATCCCCAGCGTGGAGGTGATCAGCCGCGCGGCCGTCATGCTGCTGTCAGCCGGCGCCGAACGCCTCGGTCTCGCCGACGCCGACCCGGCGACGTCCCCACACCGCGACCTCGACGAGGCGCGCCGCCTGATCACCGCGCTGGCCGGCCTCATCACGGCGTCCGCCGAGTACCTCGGCCTGCACGCCGGCCCGTTGCGCGACGGCCTGCAGTCCCTCCAGAAGGCCTTCCGCGAAGCCTCGGCTGTGCCCGACGCCCCCGGTCAGGGGCCCGGCGAAAAGTACACCGGCCCCGTCTACTGA
- a CDS encoding 1-aminocyclopropane-1-carboxylate deaminase, giving the protein MTLADFPRFPLLFGPSPVHPLERLTGHLGGAKVWAKREDVNSGLAYGGNKTRKLEYLVADALEEGADTLVSIGGVQSNHTRQVAAAAARAGLKAVLVQESWVDWHDPLYDKVGNIQLSRLLGADVRLVDAGFGIGFKQAWEDAVAEIEAGGGKPYAIPAGASDHRLGGLGFANWIVELEAQEEELGVFFDTVIVCSVTGSTQGGMVAGAALSGKPRRILGIDASAKPDETREQVTRIARNTAELIGAGEIADVELDDRYHAGIYGIPDQSTVDAIETCARLEGMITDPVYEGKSMAGLLDLVGRGEIGRGSNVLYAHLGGQPAINGYTSVLG; this is encoded by the coding sequence ATGACCCTGGCCGACTTCCCGCGTTTCCCGCTGCTCTTCGGCCCGTCGCCGGTGCACCCCCTGGAACGGCTCACCGGCCACCTCGGCGGTGCGAAGGTCTGGGCCAAGCGCGAAGACGTCAACTCCGGGCTCGCGTACGGCGGCAACAAGACGCGCAAGCTGGAGTACCTCGTCGCCGACGCCCTGGAAGAAGGCGCTGACACGCTCGTTTCGATCGGCGGCGTCCAGTCCAACCACACCCGGCAGGTCGCGGCCGCCGCGGCGCGTGCCGGGCTGAAGGCCGTGCTGGTGCAGGAAAGCTGGGTCGACTGGCACGACCCGCTCTACGACAAGGTCGGCAACATCCAGCTCTCGCGGCTCCTCGGCGCGGACGTCCGGCTGGTCGACGCCGGCTTCGGCATCGGGTTCAAGCAGGCGTGGGAGGACGCCGTCGCGGAGATCGAGGCCGGCGGCGGGAAGCCGTACGCCATCCCGGCCGGTGCGTCGGACCACCGCCTCGGCGGGCTCGGCTTCGCGAACTGGATCGTCGAACTCGAAGCGCAGGAAGAAGAACTGGGTGTCTTCTTCGACACGGTGATCGTCTGCTCGGTCACCGGCAGCACCCAGGGCGGGATGGTCGCCGGGGCCGCGCTGAGCGGCAAACCGCGGCGCATCCTGGGCATCGACGCCTCCGCCAAGCCGGACGAGACCCGCGAGCAGGTCACGCGCATCGCGCGGAACACCGCGGAGCTGATCGGCGCCGGCGAGATCGCGGACGTCGAGCTGGACGACCGGTACCACGCCGGGATCTACGGCATCCCCGACCAGTCCACTGTGGACGCGATCGAGACCTGCGCCCGGCTGGAGGGGATGATCACCGACCCGGTCTACGAAGGAAAATCCATGGCGGGACTCCTCGACCTGGTCGGCCGGGGTGAAATCGGAAGAGGCTCGAACGTGCTCTACGCCCACCTCGGCGGGCAGCCCGCGATCAACGGCTACACGAGCGTCCTGGGCTGA
- a CDS encoding GntR family transcriptional regulator — MLDVSLSKVTRPLLRDEAYDRIRHAIVDGSLPPGAPLRDADLAEQLGLSKAPIRQALLRLADDGLVDSKPQSYTRVSEVMSPDVTDAREIVRLLHEFAVRQAVPKVGREDVAAMRAANDRFAAAIEAGDIAAAVRADDELHDVPVRLAGNAAVAATLDRYTPLLRRLEHARFSSALAWNSVDRHTRLIDALEKRDTDTAVSVISTIWTDLLEDR, encoded by the coding sequence ATGTTAGATGTGAGTCTCTCGAAGGTCACTCGCCCGCTGCTGCGCGACGAGGCGTACGACCGCATCCGCCACGCGATCGTCGACGGTTCGCTGCCGCCCGGCGCCCCGCTCCGGGACGCCGATCTCGCCGAGCAGCTCGGCCTGTCGAAAGCCCCCATCCGCCAGGCCCTGCTGCGACTGGCCGACGACGGTCTCGTCGACTCCAAGCCGCAGAGTTACACGCGCGTCTCCGAGGTGATGTCGCCCGACGTCACCGACGCTCGCGAGATCGTCCGGCTGCTGCACGAGTTCGCCGTCCGCCAGGCCGTGCCGAAGGTCGGCCGGGAAGACGTCGCCGCGATGCGCGCGGCCAACGACCGCTTCGCCGCGGCGATCGAGGCCGGCGACATCGCGGCGGCCGTCCGAGCGGACGACGAGCTGCACGACGTCCCGGTCCGGCTGGCCGGGAACGCGGCCGTGGCCGCCACCCTCGACCGCTACACACCACTGCTGCGCCGCCTCGAACACGCGCGGTTCAGCTCGGCGCTCGCCTGGAACTCGGTGGACCGCCACACGCGGCTCATCGACGCCCTGGAAAAGCGCGACACCGACACGGCGGTCTCCGTGATCTCGACCATCTGGACCGACCTGCTGGAGGACCGATGA